A genome region from Populus alba chromosome 3, ASM523922v2, whole genome shotgun sequence includes the following:
- the LOC118034751 gene encoding high mobility group B protein 6 — translation MADTAVASTVPKKSRNNRKALKQKNPSTNESNIMAQKLSETSTATVLSPSDTDPSKENHASHSQPRSSPKKGKSKAAKAKQNKEASASLFEKDFQEMQEMLQQLKLEKEKTEVLLKEKDDMLKAKDEEIEMKGKEQQKMKMELKKLQKLKEFKPTMTLPFVQVMNDKEQDKKKKKGGNEIKRPCPPYSLWCKAQWNEVKKENPDAEFKDISNILGAKWKTITAEEKKPYEEKYQAEKEAYLKVMTKEKRESEAMKLLEEEQKQKTAMELLEQYLQFKQEADQEENSKKTKKEKDPLKPKQPLSAFFLFCNERRAALLAENKSVLEVAKIAGEEWKHMTEKQRGPYEEVAKKNREKHMQEMEAYKQTKDEEAMNLKKEEEELVKVQKQEALQLLKKKEKTENIIKKTKEQRQKKQQQNVDPNKPKKPASSFLLFSKETRKSLMDGRPGISNSTLTAMISVKWKELNEEERQIWNSKAAEAMEAYKKELEEYSKSLAAATSNDEQQQ, via the exons ATGGCAGATACTGCTGTAGCCTCGACAGttccaaaaaaatcaagaaacaacaGGAAAGCTTTGAAACAGAAGAACCCATCAACAAATGAATCCAATATAATGGCTCAAAAGCTCTCTGAGACATCTACTGCCACCGTTTTATCTCCATCAGATACTGATCCTTCGAAAGAAAACCATGCGAGTCATTCTCAGCCTCGGTCTTCACCCAAGAAAGGGAAATCCAAGGCCGCGAAAGCGAAGCAGAATAAAGAGGCTTCGGCTTCTTTGTTTGAGAAAGATTTTCAAGAAATGCAAGAAATGTTGCAGCAGTTAAAGCTTGAGAAAGAGAAGACCGAGGTTTTGTTGAAGGAGAAAGATGACATGTTGAAGGCTAAAGATGAGGAGATTGAAATGAAAGGTAAAGAAcagcagaagatgaagatggagtTGAAGAAGTTGCAGAAGTTGAAGGAATTCAAGCCCACCATG ACTCTCCCATTTGTTCAAGTAATGAATGACAAGGAGCAagacaagaagaaaaagaagggtGGCAATGAAATCAAAAGGCCATGCCCACCTTACTCACTTTGGTGCAAAGCTCAATGGAATGAG gtaaaaaaagaaaacccagatGCAGAGTTTAAGGATATCTCTAACATTTTGGGGGCAAAGTGGAAGACCATTACtgcagaggagaagaagcctTATGAGGAGAAGTATCAGGCTGAAAAGGAAGCCTATCTGAAAGTAATGACAAAGGAGAAGCGCGAGAGTGAAGCAATGAAGCTTTTGGAAGAGGAACAGAAGCAGAAGACTGCTATGGAATTGCTTGAGCAATACCTCCAGTTCAAGCAGGAAGCAGATCAGGAAGAGAACAGCAAGAAGACCAA GAAAGAAAAGGATCCATTGAAACCAAAGCAGCCATTGTCTGCATTTTTCCTGTTCTGTAATGAGAGAAGAGCCGCTCTCCTTGCAGAGAACAAGAGTGTTCTGGAGGTGGCAAAGATTGCTGGTGAAGAATGGAAGCACATGACAGAAAAACAAAGGGGGCCTTATGAAGAG GTTGCAAAGAAGAACAGGGAAAAGCATATGCAAGAAATGGAGGCTTACAAGCAGACAAAGGATGAAGAAGCTATGAATCtcaagaaagaagaggaagaactGGTGAAAGTTCAGAAACAGGAAGCATTGCAGTTGCttaagaagaaagagaaaactgAAAACATTATCAAG AAAACCAAAGAGCAACGCcagaagaagcagcagcagaatGTTGACCCTAACAAGCCTAAGAAGCCTGCATCTTCATTCCTTCTTTTCAG CAAAGAAACCAGGAAAAGTTTAATGGACGGGCGCCCTGGAATCAGTAATTCCACCCTGACTGCAATGATTTCTGTGAAGTGGAAG gaaCTTAATGAAGAAGAGAGGCAAATCTGGAACTCCAAAGCAGCTGAAGCCATGGAAGCATATAAGAAGGAACTGGAGGAGTACAGCAAATCTTTAGCAGCTGCAACTTCAAATGACGAACAACAGCAGTAG
- the LOC118034770 gene encoding uncharacterized protein translates to MIPKPLRTLVTGTAIILGGVLALNITSSIAVNALRFATDLKLRRVALRCGVCRGKGFYICKLCKGNASIHWSPLYDPVAINPCLCPTCDGNRVQRCLNCLGKGYN, encoded by the exons ATGATTCCAAAGCCACTGCGCACGCTTGTAACTGGCACTGCCATCATCTTGGGTGGCGTGCTTGCACTCAACATCACTTCCTCTATTGCTGTTAATGCACTTCGTTTTGCCACTGATCTCAAACTG agaAGAGTTGCGTTGCGTTGTGGGGTTTGTAGAGGAAAGGGGTTTTACATATGCAAACTGTGCAAAGGGAATGCTAGCATACACTGGTCACCTTTGTACGACCCTGTTGCTATCAATCCTTGCCTTTGCCCTACTTGTGATGGTAACAG AGTACAGCGCTGTCTAAACTGCCTTGGGAAGGGCTACAATTGA